One Tachysurus vachellii isolate PV-2020 chromosome 18, HZAU_Pvac_v1, whole genome shotgun sequence DNA segment encodes these proteins:
- the LOC132860722 gene encoding uncharacterized protein LOC132860722 isoform X2 has translation MRWVQEREEVGPLKGSQWLGPLKGSQWLGPLKGSQWLGPLKGSQWLGPLKGSQWLGPLKGSQWLGPLKGSQWLGPLKGSQWLGPLKGSQWLGPLKGSQWLGPLKGSQWLGPLKRLT, from the exons ATGAGATGGG TACAGGAAAGAGAAGAGGTGGGACCCCTGAAAGGCAGCCAGTGGTTGGGACCCCTGAAAGGCAGCCAGTGGTTGGGACCCCTGAAAGGCAGCCAGTGGTTGGGACCCCTGAAAGGCAGCCAGTGGTTGGGACCCCTGAAAGGCAGCCAGTGGTTGGGACCCCTGAAAGGCAGCCAGTGGTTGGGACCCCTGAAAGGCAGCCAGTGGTTGGGACCCCTGAAAGGCAGCCAGTGGTTGGGACCCCTGAAAGGCAGCCAGTGGTTGGGACCCCTGAAAGGCAGCCAGTGGTTGGGACCCCTGAAAGGCAGCCAGTGGTTGGGACCCCTGAAAAGATTGACTTAA
- the LOC132860722 gene encoding uncharacterized protein DKFZp434B061-like isoform X1, with translation MRWGKRRGGTPERQPVVGTPERQPVVGTPERQPVVGTPERQPVVGTPERQPVVGTPERQPVVGTPERQPVVGTPERQPVVGTPERQPVVGTPERQPVVGTPERQPVVGTPEKIDLTG, from the exons ATGAGATGGG GAAAGAGAAGAGGTGGGACCCCTGAAAGGCAGCCAGTGGTTGGGACCCCTGAAAGGCAGCCAGTGGTTGGGACCCCTGAAAGGCAGCCAGTGGTTGGGACCCCTGAAAGGCAGCCAGTGGTTGGGACCCCTGAAAGGCAGCCAGTGGTTGGGACCCCTGAAAGGCAGCCAGTGGTTGGGACCCCTGAAAGGCAGCCAGTGGTTGGGACCCCTGAAAGGCAGCCAGTGGTTGGGACCCCTGAAAGGCAGCCAGTGGTTGGGACCCCTGAAAGGCAGCCAGTGGTTGGGACCCCTGAAAGGCAGCCAGTGGTTGGGACCCCTGAAAAGATTGACTTAACT GGTTGA